A region from the Muribaculum gordoncarteri genome encodes:
- a CDS encoding plasmid mobilization protein, whose amino-acid sequence MKTEQKLPGNTEPVETKDRITDAAVNAEDTENKKKKVKEKRDSTISFRVSKSQREKITSIANECGMSLSDYVLSRAYGYEPKVRLTPEQEAVREQLVIARSDYAKYTSMLNAMSQDERRAMFRNQPWMIGALRLLGKTADMITRLIKKHFAPNRIPAVKNMTVQQETVAETDKEEAPT is encoded by the coding sequence ATGAAAACTGAACAGAAATTACCCGGCAACACGGAACCGGTTGAAACCAAAGACAGAATAACCGATGCCGCCGTGAATGCAGAAGACACGGAAAACAAAAAGAAGAAAGTCAAGGAGAAACGTGATTCGACAATCTCGTTCCGTGTCAGCAAGTCGCAACGGGAGAAAATCACAAGCATTGCCAATGAGTGCGGCATGAGCCTCAGTGACTATGTGCTTTCCCGCGCATACGGATACGAGCCGAAAGTACGGCTGACACCGGAACAGGAGGCAGTCCGCGAGCAGCTTGTCATCGCACGCAGCGACTATGCGAAATACACCTCGATGCTTAACGCAATGTCACAGGACGAGCGCAGGGCGATGTTCCGTAACCAGCCGTGGATGATAGGCGCGCTACGGCTTCTCGGCAAGACCGCTGACATGATTACGAGGCTCATCAAGAAACATTTCGCCCCGAACCGCATACCGGCGGTGAAAAACATGACGGTACAACAAGAAACAGTAGCAGAAACAGACAAGGAGGAGGCACCGACATGA
- a CDS encoding helix-turn-helix domain-containing protein produces METERNLLTTTEAAKYLGLKPSYLYKLMMRRAIPYYKPNGKLCFFSKADLDTWLTNIRVKSQAEIDSDAAQYLVNRCTDK; encoded by the coding sequence ATGGAAACAGAAAGAAACCTACTCACCACCACCGAGGCTGCAAAGTACCTCGGACTCAAGCCGAGCTATCTCTACAAACTGATGATGCGCCGTGCAATCCCTTATTACAAGCCCAACGGCAAACTGTGTTTCTTCTCGAAGGCAGACCTTGACACATGGCTGACAAACATCCGTGTCAAGTCACAGGCGGAAATTGACAGCGATGCCGCGCAGTATCTTGTAAACCGCTGTACGGACAAGTAA
- a CDS encoding AAA family ATPase — MQDRLISRNRECEELQRCLDSDRSEFVIVSGRRRIGKTYLIDKFFNYKYDFTFVGEHKTPAKIQLQDFMRAIERHSKKKQPKVANWYEAFNALADYLEKLPSKRKKVVFIDEMPWMDTQRSNFVSALENFWNGWGNRRTDIVFIATGSATSWMADKIGGNQGGLHARITCNLHLSPFTLHETEEYLRQRNCQWDRYQILQCYMIFGGTPFYLSLLNVSDSLAQNIDRLIFAEGAQLRGEFDELYTALFAKADTYISVVRLLSENKLGLTREDILRMTGIEGAFLSKILRNLERCDFITRLSHYGNKTRDSLFRLTDFFTLFYYKFIEPNNTKDGLWWSNNLDSRSVSAWMGLSFELVCLNHHRQIKTALGIAGVGTAISTWRSKADKGDGIPGFQIDMIIERADRIIHLCEMKFSTDLYGITTSYEMKLRERMGLFRMATKNKKTLVNTFVTTYGVANAKNKSIVHSEVTMDDLFNS; from the coding sequence ATGCAAGATAGACTGATATCCCGAAACAGAGAGTGTGAAGAACTGCAGCGGTGCTTGGATTCCGACAGATCTGAGTTTGTAATCGTCAGCGGTCGCCGACGTATCGGCAAGACATATCTTATAGACAAGTTTTTTAACTACAAATATGACTTTACTTTTGTTGGTGAACATAAGACACCGGCAAAGATACAGTTACAGGATTTTATGAGAGCCATAGAACGGCATTCCAAAAAGAAACAGCCGAAAGTAGCCAATTGGTACGAGGCTTTCAATGCGCTCGCCGACTATCTCGAAAAACTTCCAAGCAAACGGAAAAAGGTTGTTTTCATAGATGAAATGCCGTGGATGGACACCCAACGTTCCAATTTTGTCAGTGCATTGGAGAATTTCTGGAACGGATGGGGGAACCGACGTACCGACATAGTGTTCATCGCGACCGGATCGGCAACATCTTGGATGGCTGACAAGATAGGAGGCAATCAGGGCGGATTGCACGCCCGTATCACATGCAACCTGCATCTTTCTCCATTCACCTTGCATGAAACAGAAGAGTATCTGAGGCAAAGAAACTGCCAATGGGACAGATACCAAATACTCCAATGTTATATGATATTTGGCGGAACACCTTTTTATCTGAGCCTACTGAATGTTTCGGACAGTCTTGCACAGAATATAGACCGCCTGATATTCGCGGAAGGCGCACAGCTCCGGGGTGAGTTCGATGAACTCTATACAGCGTTGTTTGCCAAGGCCGACACTTATATTTCAGTCGTTAGACTGTTGTCGGAAAACAAATTAGGTCTGACACGTGAGGACATTCTCCGTATGACCGGCATTGAAGGTGCTTTTCTGAGCAAAATATTGAGAAATCTTGAACGCTGCGATTTTATCACACGGCTGTCCCATTACGGGAACAAAACACGAGACAGTCTGTTCAGACTTACCGACTTTTTTACATTGTTCTATTATAAGTTCATTGAACCCAATAATACAAAAGACGGATTGTGGTGGAGCAATAACCTTGATTCACGAAGTGTGTCAGCATGGATGGGACTAAGTTTTGAGCTTGTTTGCCTGAATCATCATAGGCAAATTAAAACTGCATTGGGCATCGCCGGAGTTGGAACTGCCATTTCTACATGGCGAAGCAAGGCTGACAAAGGCGATGGTATACCCGGCTTTCAGATAGACATGATTATTGAACGTGCAGACCGCATAATTCATTTGTGTGAAATGAAGTTTAGTACAGATCTATACGGTATTACAACAAGTTATGAGATGAAACTCCGTGAACGTATGGGTTTGTTCCGTATGGCGACAAAAAACAAGAAAACACTAGTAAACACATTTGTCACAACCTACGGCGTGGCCAATGCTAAAAACAAAAGTATAGTTCACAGCGAGGTGACAATGGATGACCTTTTCAATTCCTGA
- a CDS encoding site-specific integrase, whose protein sequence is MAANGKKTKLKEPVKVRTKKLADGSESYYLDIYVDGKRQYEFLKLYRLPEINARVKEQNRATLAAVETIKSKRIIELTNNKAGLKNTSGRSKMLLSDWMRTFYEEQKRRGVRGVKLLGTVSNLVSTYIGKNKVRMGDIDKNFCVAFIRWLQSEYKTTWGNPLSPKSMSDYVGYFSTALNAAVRADIIPENPFMSLTPTERIKVPESKREFLTVDEIKTLIATECPREDVKRAYLFACYCGLRLSDIYALRWRDLSKDGEQWRASVVMQKTTTPIFLPLSSQAMKWIPERGDAPDDGKVFDGLIAEPNINKVLAKWVKAAGITKKITYHTSRHSFATMMLTLGADLYTTSKLLGHSNVKTTQIYAKIVDSKKVEAVNLVDGVFD, encoded by the coding sequence ATGGCGGCAAACGGCAAAAAGACAAAACTGAAGGAACCGGTGAAGGTGCGCACCAAGAAACTTGCGGACGGTTCCGAGTCATACTATCTTGACATCTATGTGGACGGCAAGAGGCAGTACGAGTTCCTTAAGCTCTACCGCCTTCCCGAAATCAATGCCCGTGTCAAGGAACAGAACAGGGCCACACTGGCGGCTGTGGAGACCATCAAGTCAAAACGGATAATCGAACTGACCAACAACAAGGCCGGACTGAAGAACACATCAGGCAGGTCAAAGATGCTGCTGTCGGACTGGATGCGGACATTCTATGAGGAACAAAAACGCAGAGGTGTGAGAGGCGTGAAACTGTTGGGTACGGTGTCTAACCTTGTTTCTACTTATATAGGAAAGAACAAGGTGCGCATGGGTGACATCGACAAGAACTTCTGTGTTGCCTTCATCCGCTGGCTCCAGTCCGAATACAAGACCACGTGGGGCAATCCGCTGAGTCCGAAAAGCATGTCGGATTATGTCGGCTACTTCAGCACGGCATTGAACGCGGCGGTCAGGGCTGACATCATTCCCGAAAACCCGTTCATGTCGCTTACCCCGACCGAGCGCATCAAGGTGCCGGAGAGCAAGCGTGAGTTCCTTACCGTGGACGAGATAAAGACCCTTATAGCGACGGAATGTCCGAGGGAGGATGTGAAACGTGCTTATCTTTTCGCCTGCTATTGTGGTCTGAGGCTCAGTGACATTTACGCACTCCGCTGGCGTGACTTGTCCAAAGATGGGGAACAGTGGCGCGCGTCTGTCGTGATGCAGAAAACCACGACCCCGATATTCCTTCCCCTTTCCTCGCAGGCGATGAAATGGATTCCTGAACGTGGCGATGCCCCGGATGACGGCAAGGTGTTTGACGGGCTGATTGCCGAACCCAACATAAACAAGGTGCTGGCAAAGTGGGTGAAAGCGGCCGGTATCACCAAGAAAATCACCTACCACACGTCGAGGCACAGCTTCGCAACGATGATGCTGACATTGGGCGCAGACCTTTATACCACGAGCAAGCTGCTCGGCCACTCCAACGTGAAAACGACCCAGATATACGCTAAAATCGTTGACAGCAAGAAGGTTGAAGCTGTCAATCTGGTCGATGGCGTATTTGACTGA